A window of Cohnella herbarum contains these coding sequences:
- a CDS encoding sensor histidine kinase encodes MNNQVASLTLNKSSDIALQTLKQTRQNFDSLLADTNDLSLRILSNAQIQKFVKEDYNKALDYDRYYKDIFSWLNDLKGSKTVFDTISIIHDHKVIFQMGTLDSSVNSEHVKRALELKGKIYWAVEGDKLYSYRRIMDFNKYGNDLGVVKINISEEAVYHFYKGVNSYDGSNLYLVDSGGKVLSASLKNKIGQQYEPFDDMKIKISNRSEGFFSENIGNKNNIVLFYRIAPTNWFLVQTIPESSFTPLKTTINTVLLIAIALCILFGFLFSLIQHSYLIKPLGKLRTEMAKLRMGNFNIHLNTESKDEIGEINQGFIRMTQQLKETIDDVYISKIKQREAELTALQAQINPHFLYNTLDSIHWLAMKHRNYDVSEQIEALSEIFKHVLNKGQPIVTISEELEFLENYMFIQKAKYGQRIRLMISADPTLMDYKTPKLILQPLVENAILHGLEEKLEGGTIDVRIDIIDRNVRFVVSDDGIGTDQNRINRMMRDGDEIQDVFALKNIDDRIKLNYGREYGLQFRSQEREGTVVEVLIPMII; translated from the coding sequence TTGAACAACCAAGTTGCTAGCTTAACCCTAAACAAGTCAAGCGACATCGCTTTGCAGACGTTGAAACAAACGAGGCAAAATTTTGATTCCCTGCTCGCGGACACGAACGATCTCTCTCTCCGGATTCTTTCGAACGCCCAAATTCAAAAATTCGTCAAAGAGGATTACAACAAAGCGCTGGATTACGATAGATATTACAAGGACATTTTCTCGTGGTTGAATGATCTTAAAGGATCCAAAACGGTTTTCGATACGATAAGCATTATCCATGACCATAAAGTCATTTTTCAAATGGGAACTCTCGATTCCAGCGTGAATTCCGAGCATGTGAAGCGAGCTTTGGAATTAAAAGGGAAGATTTATTGGGCCGTCGAAGGGGACAAACTGTATTCCTACCGGAGAATAATGGACTTCAATAAATACGGAAACGACCTCGGCGTCGTTAAAATCAATATTTCGGAGGAGGCCGTCTATCATTTTTACAAGGGTGTAAACTCTTATGATGGATCAAATCTGTATTTGGTAGATTCCGGTGGAAAAGTTTTGTCTGCATCGTTGAAAAATAAGATCGGGCAACAATACGAGCCGTTCGATGATATGAAAATAAAGATTTCAAATCGAAGCGAAGGTTTCTTTAGCGAAAATATCGGAAACAAGAACAATATCGTTTTGTTTTATAGAATAGCTCCTACGAATTGGTTCCTCGTTCAGACGATACCGGAAAGCTCGTTTACGCCGCTGAAAACAACCATCAATACCGTGCTCCTCATCGCGATCGCGCTCTGTATTCTTTTTGGTTTTCTGTTTTCGCTTATTCAACACAGTTATTTGATTAAGCCATTGGGCAAGCTGCGGACGGAAATGGCCAAATTGAGAATGGGCAATTTCAATATTCATCTCAATACGGAATCCAAAGACGAGATCGGGGAAATCAATCAAGGATTTATCCGAATGACGCAGCAGCTCAAAGAAACGATCGATGACGTTTATATTAGCAAAATCAAACAAAGGGAAGCCGAATTAACCGCATTGCAGGCACAGATTAATCCGCATTTTTTGTACAACACTCTAGATTCCATACATTGGTTGGCCATGAAACATAGAAATTACGACGTCAGCGAGCAGATTGAAGCTCTTTCCGAAATATTCAAACACGTCCTGAATAAAGGACAGCCGATCGTCACGATCAGCGAAGAACTTGAATTCCTTGAAAATTATATGTTTATACAGAAAGCCAAGTATGGACAACGGATCCGATTAATGATTAGCGCGGACCCGACGTTAATGGACTATAAAACTCCTAAACTCATTTTGCAGCCGTTAGTCGAAAACGCTATTCTGCATGGGCTGGAAGAAAAATTGGAAGGCGGCACGATTGATGTTCGGATAGATATAATCGACCGCAATGTCCGATTCGTCGTATCGGATGACGGGATCGGGACGGATCAAAACCGGATCAACCGAATGATGAGAGACGGAGATGAAATACAAGACGTGTTTGCTTTGAAAAATATCGATGATCGAATAAAGCTGAATTACGGACGGGAGTACGGCTTGCAATTTCGCAGCCAAGAACGGGAGGGTACAGTCGTCGAAGTGCTGATTCCGATGATCATATAA